The following are encoded together in the Bacillus sp. V2I10 genome:
- a CDS encoding CpsD/CapB family tyrosine-protein kinase, protein MKPLVQNPFNTVPPRKKSLISYFNPNSLISDQYRTILTNLQFASIDQKYRSLLITSPGYGEGKSTTVTNLAVSFALQGEKVLLIDGDLRKPAIHNAFKLENNVGLTNVLIGNAVLGEAIHQTEIGRLAILTSGSIPHNPSEIIASQAMKDLMAKLLDQYDLILFDCPPVLDVVDTKILANECDGVVLVVNNGKTDKEEALEANKILSAVRATLLGIVLNEYK, encoded by the coding sequence GTGAAACCTTTGGTTCAAAATCCATTTAACACCGTTCCGCCAAGAAAAAAAAGCTTAATTTCTTACTTCAATCCAAACAGCCTGATTTCAGATCAGTATCGGACGATTTTAACAAATCTGCAATTTGCTTCTATTGATCAAAAGTATCGTTCTCTTCTCATTACTTCTCCAGGGTATGGAGAAGGGAAGTCAACCACTGTCACAAATCTTGCGGTTTCATTTGCCCTTCAGGGAGAAAAAGTACTGCTCATTGACGGTGATTTAAGAAAGCCTGCCATACATAATGCTTTTAAACTTGAAAATAACGTTGGACTAACAAATGTTTTAATAGGAAATGCCGTTTTAGGTGAAGCGATTCACCAAACAGAGATTGGAAGGCTGGCTATTTTAACAAGCGGATCGATTCCGCATAATCCTTCCGAAATCATAGCATCTCAGGCAATGAAAGACTTAATGGCCAAACTGCTTGATCAATACGATTTGATTTTGTTTGACTGTCCGCCGGTTCTTGATGTGGTTGATACGAAAATCTTAGCCAATGAATGTGATGGAGTAGTACTGGTCGTTAACAACGGCAAAACAGATAAAGAAGAAGCGTTAGAAGCAAACAAAATCCTGTCAGCTGTAAGAGCAACACTGCTCGGAATTGTGCTCAACGAATACAAATAA
- a CDS encoding glycosyltransferase family 2 protein, with protein sequence MKMLTIFTPTFNRAYCLHHCYESLKRQTSKDFVWLIIDDGSTDYTPSLVKSWIDEGTIDIKYIQQPNQGMHGAHNTAYNHIETELNVCIDSDDYMPDDAVEKIIKFWSINGSNKVSGMIGIDSNTNGQIIGSKLPEHLKKSTLFDLYNKYGVTGDKKLVYRTEVSKNYPYPIFKGEKYVGLAYKYFKLDEEYEMLLFNEVLCCVEYLEDGSSRNMLKQYRKNPKGFAFYRKELMKLKSANLGFKYRQCIHYVSSCLFYKNSKFIYESPNKLLTILALPFGIALYFHILFKTVASDY encoded by the coding sequence ATGAAAATGTTAACAATCTTTACACCAACTTTTAATCGCGCTTATTGCTTGCACCATTGTTATGAAAGTTTAAAGCGTCAAACCAGCAAGGACTTTGTATGGCTAATTATTGATGATGGTTCTACAGATTATACTCCAAGTTTAGTTAAAAGCTGGATAGATGAAGGAACTATTGATATAAAATATATCCAGCAACCTAATCAAGGAATGCATGGAGCCCATAACACGGCATACAACCATATCGAAACTGAGCTTAATGTCTGTATCGATTCTGATGACTATATGCCTGATGATGCCGTAGAAAAGATAATAAAATTTTGGTCAATTAATGGATCCAATAAAGTAAGCGGAATGATTGGAATTGACTCAAATACAAATGGACAAATCATTGGATCAAAACTGCCGGAACATCTAAAAAAATCAACATTATTTGACCTCTATAATAAATATGGAGTCACAGGTGACAAAAAACTCGTATACAGAACTGAAGTATCAAAAAACTATCCCTATCCAATTTTTAAAGGGGAAAAATATGTAGGCCTTGCTTACAAGTACTTCAAACTGGATGAAGAATATGAAATGCTTCTCTTTAATGAGGTATTATGCTGCGTAGAATACTTGGAAGATGGCTCTTCAAGAAACATGTTAAAGCAATATAGAAAGAATCCAAAGGGGTTTGCTTTCTATAGAAAAGAATTAATGAAATTAAAATCAGCAAATCTAGGATTTAAGTATAGACAGTGTATTCATTATGTATCTAGCTGTCTATTTTATAAAAATAGTAAGTTTATATACGAGTCACCAAATAAACTTCTTACTATTTTAGCATTACCATTCGGAATAGCACTTTATTTTCATATTTTATTTAAAACAGTTGCATCAGATTATTAA
- a CDS encoding MaoC/PaaZ C-terminal domain-containing protein, translating into MTIADFRLGEPLEDITLPPVTRMDLIKYSGASGDYNPIHTIDEEAEKAGLPGIIAHGMWTMGSMSKLFSPFYEEGYIEDYSIRFKGMVFLGDVITMQADLFEMNDELAKFHVRAVNQDGGEVVKGDVVFRRI; encoded by the coding sequence ATGACGATCGCTGACTTTCGGCTGGGAGAGCCCTTAGAGGACATCACACTTCCGCCTGTCACACGGATGGATCTCATTAAATACTCCGGAGCTTCAGGCGACTACAACCCAATTCACACCATTGACGAAGAAGCAGAAAAAGCAGGTCTTCCGGGCATCATTGCACACGGCATGTGGACAATGGGCAGCATGTCCAAACTCTTCTCTCCGTTCTATGAAGAAGGCTATATAGAAGACTATTCCATCCGTTTTAAAGGAATGGTGTTCCTGGGTGATGTGATTACTATGCAGGCGGATCTTTTTGAGATGAATGACGAATTGGCAAAGTTTCATGTAAGGGCTGTGAATCAGGATGGGGGAGAGGTTGTTAAGGGGGATGTCGTGTTTAGAAGGATATAA
- a CDS encoding YveK family protein, translated as MKNPNFHDEPLISGKEKEIDLKEIFTVIKRRFWMIAVITLLTTMFAGFYSYFYTNPLYATSTRIMINTTAETINTLNVIIKDPAVLEKVAAKLDLDRSGEALSGQINVETIGSSQVINISVIDSDPVLAAKIANTTAKIFKDEIPEFIVIDGMEILAKAKPNYYPINENHSRYIMMGIIAGIIIGVGLVFLLDSLDDSIRSKREVEEIFDAPILGAVSKMSKRNTTKGNVKKKQPLRSETFGSKSI; from the coding sequence ATGAAAAATCCTAATTTTCATGATGAACCTCTGATCTCTGGCAAAGAAAAGGAAATCGATCTTAAAGAAATTTTTACAGTTATTAAAAGGCGTTTTTGGATGATTGCGGTGATTACGCTGCTGACCACTATGTTTGCAGGTTTTTACAGTTATTTTTATACAAATCCTTTATATGCAACATCGACTCGTATCATGATTAATACAACTGCAGAAACAATTAACACACTTAACGTCATTATCAAGGATCCAGCTGTTCTTGAGAAAGTAGCAGCAAAACTGGATTTGGACCGTTCGGGTGAAGCTCTAAGCGGTCAAATAAATGTTGAAACAATAGGAAGCTCACAAGTTATCAATATTTCTGTGATAGATTCAGATCCAGTACTTGCAGCTAAAATCGCTAATACCACAGCTAAAATATTTAAAGATGAAATTCCGGAGTTTATCGTCATTGATGGCATGGAGATATTGGCTAAAGCCAAGCCAAACTATTACCCTATCAATGAAAATCATTCCAGATACATTATGATGGGGATTATTGCAGGAATCATCATCGGAGTTGGCCTCGTCTTCTTGCTGGATTCACTGGATGACAGCATCCGCAGCAAAAGAGAGGTAGAAGAGATTTTTGATGCACCAATTCTGGGTGCTGTTTCAAAAATGTCAAAGCGGAATACAACAAAAGGAAATGTAAAAAAGAAACAGCCTTTAAGGAGTGAAACCTTTGGTTCAAAATCCATTTAA
- a CDS encoding helix-turn-helix domain-containing protein: protein MVGDRLRELRQEKGYSISELSELAGVSKSYLSYIERNIQKNPSLQFLRKIAMTLEVDLEYLLGHERNQFSENIDDEWRELLNKAIEDGLSKEEFKDFQEYAKFKKWKHGKKQISEFIIDDKTHGSK from the coding sequence ATGGTTGGTGATCGCTTACGGGAGTTAAGACAGGAAAAGGGGTATTCAATTAGCGAGCTTTCAGAGCTTGCCGGAGTTTCAAAATCTTATTTAAGTTATATAGAACGCAATATTCAAAAAAATCCTTCCCTGCAGTTTCTTCGTAAAATTGCTATGACACTCGAGGTAGATTTAGAATATCTCCTAGGGCATGAAAGGAATCAGTTTAGTGAAAACATTGATGATGAGTGGCGGGAGTTATTGAACAAAGCAATTGAAGATGGACTAAGTAAAGAGGAATTTAAAGACTTTCAGGAATATGCCAAATTCAAAAAGTGGAAGCATGGAAAAAAACAGATATCTGAATTTATTATTGATGATAAGACTCATGGTTCCAAATAA
- a CDS encoding glycosyltransferase family 1 protein, whose amino-acid sequence MGGPIRVLHAVVNMNRGGAETLIMNLYRNIDRSKVQFDFLTSKPGVFDDEITELGGRIHRIPYITECGHRNYIKHLDQFFKENSQYKIVHAHMDKMSGFILRAAKKACIPTRIAHSHNTQSEGGIPAKIYKSYAGSQISKASTHYLACSRVAANWLFKSKASSSTILKNGIEINKFAFSQAIRDQVRADLRIEKNSVAIGHIGRFNHQKNHIFLIDIFNELLKAVPNAVLILVGDGPLRSTIEDKVKDLNIENKVQFLGIRSDVELLLQAFDLFVFPSLHEGLPVTLVEAQASGLPCIISDNISNEVDMDVNLIKYTSNTNMSEWIENIHEVQKLKINRNINFNNLSDKGYDIQHSSAWTKEYYLAISR is encoded by the coding sequence GTGGGCGGTCCTATAAGAGTTTTGCATGCCGTAGTAAACATGAACCGCGGTGGTGCAGAAACATTAATTATGAACTTGTATCGAAATATAGATCGTTCAAAAGTTCAATTTGATTTCTTAACAAGTAAACCAGGAGTATTTGATGATGAGATCACTGAATTGGGAGGTAGAATTCATAGGATTCCCTATATCACTGAGTGCGGTCATAGAAATTACATTAAACATCTTGATCAATTTTTTAAAGAGAATAGCCAGTACAAAATCGTTCACGCCCATATGGATAAAATGAGCGGGTTTATTTTGCGTGCTGCGAAAAAGGCTTGTATCCCCACACGAATTGCACATAGTCATAATACTCAAAGTGAAGGCGGAATTCCTGCTAAGATTTATAAAAGTTACGCGGGTAGTCAAATCTCTAAAGCATCGACACATTATCTGGCATGTTCGAGAGTAGCAGCAAATTGGCTTTTCAAAAGTAAAGCAAGCTCCTCAACAATCCTAAAAAATGGGATAGAGATTAACAAGTTTGCTTTCTCACAGGCTATTAGAGATCAGGTAAGAGCAGACCTTAGAATTGAAAAAAACAGCGTAGCAATTGGTCATATAGGCAGATTTAATCATCAAAAAAACCATATATTTTTGATTGATATTTTTAACGAATTATTAAAAGCTGTTCCAAATGCAGTATTAATATTAGTTGGTGATGGGCCATTAAGGTCAACAATTGAAGATAAGGTTAAAGATTTAAATATCGAAAATAAAGTTCAATTTCTAGGCATTAGAAGTGATGTAGAACTTTTATTACAAGCATTCGACCTATTTGTTTTCCCTTCTTTGCATGAAGGGTTGCCGGTTACGCTGGTTGAAGCACAGGCATCAGGTTTACCTTGTATCATCTCTGATAATATTTCAAATGAAGTTGATATGGATGTTAATTTAATTAAATATACTTCTAACACAAATATGTCAGAATGGATTGAAAATATACATGAGGTACAAAAGCTCAAAATCAATAGGAATATAAACTTTAATAATCTTTCTGATAAAGGCTACGATATCCAACACAGTTCTGCATGGACTAAAGAATATTATTTAGCAATCTCGAGGTGA
- a CDS encoding nucleoside-diphosphate sugar epimerase/dehydratase has translation MTYHRRLSLLILVDSFIVLSAIFFSRFLLEADLHVLTIPLVISSLTLLISHHIFSFIYKLYNKAWEYASIGELLIIFKAITYSIAATAVMQQLVETEIHFRLLAVTWMIHMLLIGGSRFCWRMVRDTYISKSSSKKRTLIIGAGSAGTMVARQLKKSADTDMYPVAFIDDNVHKQKLDILGIPVIGGVCTIEEQVREFEIDNIIIAIPSLNKRGLQNIFNECLKTKAKTQIIPMLEDLITGKVSVNQIREVRVEDLLGRKPVELDIESISDNISGKVVLVTGAGGSIGSEICRQIAKFKPKKLILLGHGENSIYSIEMELRAEAEKHQIELVTEIADLQDEKKMFDVMGRHQPYIVYHAAAHKHVPLMERNPEEAVKNNVIGTRNAASAARWANVEIFVMVSTDKAVNPTSVMGATKKLAEMLIQHFDQISKTKFVAVRFGNVLGSRGSVIPLFKKQIEKGGPVTITHPDMVRYFMTIPEASRLVLQAGALARGGEIFVLDMGEPVKIIDLAKNLIKMSGHSLDDIDIEVTGMRPGEKLFEELLKDDEVHEQQVYPKIYVGKTATLYIEEIQHIIDTFSEMEKNELREQLLDLANHRVSIKALLSIPS, from the coding sequence ATGACCTACCATCGAAGGCTTTCATTATTAATTTTAGTTGATTCATTTATCGTTCTTTCTGCCATCTTCTTCAGCCGATTTCTTCTAGAGGCAGACCTGCATGTCCTTACAATCCCATTAGTCATCAGCTCACTGACCTTATTAATCAGTCATCATATTTTTTCTTTCATATATAAGCTATATAACAAGGCCTGGGAATACGCGAGCATCGGGGAACTGCTTATTATCTTTAAAGCCATAACTTACTCAATCGCTGCAACTGCTGTCATGCAGCAGCTGGTTGAAACTGAAATTCATTTCAGACTGCTGGCAGTAACTTGGATGATTCATATGCTTTTGATAGGAGGCTCTCGTTTTTGCTGGAGAATGGTCCGTGATACATACATAAGCAAATCAAGCAGCAAGAAAAGAACCTTAATAATTGGTGCAGGCTCAGCTGGAACTATGGTCGCAAGACAGCTGAAAAAGAGTGCTGATACAGATATGTATCCAGTTGCTTTTATTGATGATAATGTTCATAAACAAAAGCTTGATATTCTTGGCATTCCCGTTATAGGCGGGGTATGCACAATTGAAGAACAAGTCCGTGAGTTTGAAATTGATAATATTATTATAGCCATACCTTCTTTAAACAAAAGAGGACTGCAGAATATTTTCAACGAATGCCTAAAAACAAAAGCAAAAACACAAATCATTCCCATGCTTGAAGATTTAATAACCGGAAAAGTATCTGTCAATCAAATCCGAGAAGTCCGTGTAGAAGATCTTTTAGGACGCAAGCCTGTTGAACTTGATATAGAAAGCATTTCTGACAACATTTCAGGAAAAGTCGTTCTCGTTACTGGGGCTGGAGGATCAATCGGCTCAGAAATATGCAGACAGATTGCAAAGTTTAAACCAAAGAAGCTGATCCTTTTGGGTCACGGAGAAAATAGCATTTACTCCATCGAAATGGAGCTGAGAGCAGAAGCAGAAAAACATCAGATTGAACTTGTCACCGAAATTGCGGATCTTCAGGATGAGAAAAAAATGTTTGATGTCATGGGCAGGCATCAGCCCTATATTGTGTACCATGCAGCCGCCCATAAACATGTACCGTTAATGGAACGAAATCCAGAAGAAGCTGTCAAAAACAACGTTATAGGCACACGTAATGCTGCAAGTGCTGCGAGATGGGCAAATGTTGAGATCTTTGTCATGGTTTCAACGGATAAAGCAGTAAATCCCACTAGCGTCATGGGTGCAACTAAAAAACTCGCTGAAATGCTGATCCAGCACTTTGACCAGATCAGCAAGACAAAATTTGTAGCCGTCCGCTTTGGAAATGTTTTGGGAAGCAGAGGCAGCGTGATACCGCTTTTTAAGAAGCAAATTGAAAAAGGCGGTCCCGTAACAATCACGCATCCGGATATGGTCCGTTATTTTATGACCATTCCAGAAGCTTCAAGGCTTGTCTTGCAAGCAGGAGCACTCGCACGGGGCGGAGAGATCTTTGTTCTTGATATGGGGGAACCTGTCAAAATTATTGATCTCGCTAAAAACCTGATAAAAATGTCAGGACATTCACTTGATGACATTGATATTGAAGTCACCGGCATGAGGCCTGGCGAAAAGCTGTTTGAAGAATTGCTTAAAGATGATGAAGTGCATGAACAGCAAGTGTATCCGAAGATTTACGTTGGGAAAACAGCTACTCTTTATATAGAGGAAATCCAACATATCATCGATACATTTTCTGAAATGGAGAAAAACGAATTGCGTGAACAGCTGTTAGATCTTGCTAATCATCGTGTTTCTATTAAGGCGCTATTGTCGATACCTAGTTAA
- a CDS encoding sugar transferase → MKRIFDLAASIIILILFSPILITVTILVKNKLGSPIFFKQQRPGLFGKPFYFYKFRTMTDEKNEFGELLHDQYRLTSFGKFLRKTSIDEFPQLINVIKGDISLVGPRPLLMEYLPLYIGEQKKRHLVKPGITGWAQINGRNSISWEEKFELDVWYVENQSFFLDLKILFLTIKKVIISEGIKHGEHATMPVFRGSLKNEKGK, encoded by the coding sequence ATGAAACGTATTTTTGATTTAGCTGCATCTATAATAATACTTATACTTTTTTCTCCTATTTTGATTACAGTAACTATTCTAGTGAAAAATAAGTTAGGATCACCTATCTTTTTTAAACAGCAGCGACCTGGCTTGTTTGGTAAACCATTTTACTTTTATAAATTTAGAACAATGACTGATGAAAAAAATGAATTTGGTGAACTCTTACATGACCAGTATAGGTTAACATCTTTTGGAAAGTTTTTAAGAAAAACAAGTATTGATGAGTTTCCTCAATTGATTAATGTTATAAAGGGCGATATTAGTTTAGTTGGACCTAGACCCTTATTAATGGAATATTTACCGCTTTATATTGGAGAACAGAAAAAGCGTCACTTAGTCAAACCCGGTATTACTGGATGGGCTCAAATAAACGGTCGAAACAGTATTTCGTGGGAAGAAAAGTTCGAATTAGATGTGTGGTATGTTGAAAATCAAAGTTTTTTCCTAGATTTAAAAATTTTGTTTTTAACAATTAAAAAGGTAATAATTTCAGAAGGAATAAAGCATGGTGAACATGCAACTATGCCAGTTTTTAGAGGGAGTTTAAAAAATGAAAAAGGAAAATGA
- a CDS encoding glycosyltransferase family 4 protein, with amino-acid sequence MPDKVLFTATVDYHFKSFHLPILKWFKEQGWEVHVAALGNIELPYVDQKYNLPIQRSPFNSRNSIAFGQLKNIINQNHYSIIHCHTPVGGVLTRLAAREARKKGTKVIYTAHGFHFCKGAPIQNWLTFYPIEKWLSAYTDCLITINEEDYLLAMERRFAAGKVEHVHGVGVDTEKFKPISENEKMKRRKTFGMEQDDFILFYAAEFNKNKNQQFLLHAMSRLKDNLQNAKLLLAGEGALLEECKQLTKTLGIEKMVHFLGFRKDIDTILPMCDLAVGSSLREGLPVNIMEAMACGLPVVATENRGHGELVVDGVNGYIVRNNDVQTMKDQIYSFATDHLKRKIYGSNGRILIENQYSIKQVLDEKSKIYKKYMRETEALKWAVL; translated from the coding sequence ATGCCTGACAAAGTGCTTTTTACGGCAACAGTTGATTACCACTTTAAAAGCTTTCATCTACCAATACTAAAATGGTTTAAAGAACAAGGCTGGGAAGTTCATGTAGCTGCACTTGGGAATATTGAGCTTCCATACGTTGACCAGAAATACAACCTGCCCATTCAACGGTCACCATTTAATAGTAGAAACTCGATTGCATTTGGCCAGCTAAAGAACATCATTAATCAAAATCACTACAGCATCATCCATTGCCATACACCTGTTGGTGGCGTTCTTACCCGGCTAGCTGCAAGAGAAGCAAGAAAAAAAGGCACAAAAGTCATCTATACGGCACATGGCTTTCACTTTTGCAAAGGAGCGCCGATTCAAAATTGGCTGACTTTTTACCCAATCGAAAAATGGCTTTCAGCTTATACGGATTGTCTGATTACGATTAATGAAGAAGATTATCTTCTGGCAATGGAACGGCGATTTGCAGCAGGAAAAGTTGAACACGTTCATGGAGTAGGGGTAGACACTGAAAAGTTCAAACCGATTTCGGAAAATGAAAAAATGAAAAGAAGAAAAACATTCGGAATGGAGCAAGATGACTTCATTCTGTTCTACGCAGCAGAGTTTAACAAGAATAAGAACCAGCAATTTTTGCTGCATGCTATGTCACGATTAAAAGATAACCTCCAAAATGCTAAACTTCTATTGGCTGGGGAAGGAGCTCTTTTAGAAGAATGTAAACAGCTTACTAAGACGCTGGGAATCGAGAAAATGGTTCATTTTCTGGGATTCAGAAAAGATATCGATACCATTTTACCAATGTGCGATTTAGCAGTAGGATCAAGTCTACGTGAGGGACTCCCAGTCAATATTATGGAGGCTATGGCTTGCGGGCTGCCTGTTGTTGCCACTGAGAATCGTGGGCATGGGGAGCTTGTGGTGGATGGGGTGAATGGATATATTGTTCGAAACAATGATGTTCAGACAATGAAAGATCAAATTTATTCGTTTGCAACTGATCACCTTAAAAGGAAAATCTATGGTAGCAATGGCAGGATATTAATCGAAAACCAGTACAGCATTAAACAAGTGCTTGATGAAAAAAGTAAAATCTACAAGAAATACATGAGAGAAACGGAGGCCTTGAAGTGGGCGGTCCTATAA
- the galU gene encoding UTP--glucose-1-phosphate uridylyltransferase GalU: MKVKKAIIPAAGLGTRFLPATKAMPKEMLPIVDKPTIQYIVEEAVESGIEDIIIVTGKGKRAIEDHFDNSFELEQNLLEKGKLELLNEVQKSSKLVDIHYIRQKEPKGLGHAIWCARKFIGNEPFAVLLGDDIVAAEKPCLKQMIEQYERYNASIIGVQHVSDEEVSRYGIVDGSKISDRLYNVNHLVEKPKMEEAPSNLAILGRYILSPRIFDLLNNQKPGAGGEIQLTDAIAALNQIEAVYAYDFEGIRYDVGEKLGFIKTTIEFALKHSELKYDLLHYLSNLMEKEFSKK; encoded by the coding sequence ATGAAAGTCAAAAAAGCCATTATTCCGGCAGCAGGACTTGGCACAAGATTTCTGCCAGCCACTAAAGCGATGCCGAAAGAAATGCTTCCAATCGTAGATAAACCGACCATCCAATACATTGTCGAAGAAGCAGTAGAATCAGGGATTGAAGACATTATCATTGTTACCGGTAAAGGAAAAAGAGCGATTGAAGATCATTTCGACAACTCATTTGAACTCGAACAAAACCTTCTGGAGAAGGGGAAACTGGAGCTATTAAATGAAGTCCAAAAGTCATCTAAACTCGTGGATATTCATTATATACGTCAAAAAGAACCAAAAGGACTTGGACACGCGATCTGGTGCGCACGCAAATTCATTGGAAATGAACCATTCGCTGTCTTACTTGGTGATGATATTGTAGCAGCTGAAAAACCTTGTCTAAAACAAATGATCGAACAATATGAACGCTATAATGCCTCTATTATTGGCGTGCAGCATGTTTCGGATGAAGAGGTTTCCAGGTATGGGATTGTTGATGGCTCCAAAATCAGCGATCGTTTATACAATGTAAACCATTTAGTTGAAAAACCAAAAATGGAAGAAGCGCCATCTAATTTAGCCATCCTGGGCAGATATATTTTAAGTCCAAGAATCTTTGATCTATTAAACAATCAAAAGCCAGGAGCCGGCGGAGAAATCCAGCTTACAGATGCCATCGCCGCTCTTAATCAGATAGAAGCCGTTTATGCCTATGACTTTGAAGGCATCCGCTATGATGTAGGTGAAAAACTCGGCTTCATCAAAACAACCATTGAATTTGCTCTTAAACATAGCGAACTGAAATACGATTTGCTTCATTACTTATCAAATCTAATGGAAAAAGAATTCTCCAAAAAATAA
- a CDS encoding EpsG family protein yields the protein MTVLWITLLLVFVLAFFSRYSAKMNGTFTYSTFVSPNKFLVFLTFSVLALVSGLRNTIGDTYFYMHAYQETDFTWDYILENKDPAFGVLQMMLKSLTSDPQVLIFITALATNLLIVVTLYKYTGLFELSLYVYITSGMFTVSMNGIRQFLAASIIFWGTKFLLAGEVKKYFLLVIFASTFHQSALILLPIYFIVRREAWTKVTVILLTATVLIVMGFNEFSQLIFSAIEDSQYGDYESFSEGGANKLRVLVEAVPLVIAFLGREKLRKLWPKSDIIVNLAMISVIFMIIATQNWIFARFNIYFSLYNLILISWLIHLFKESNKKFIYYSLLVCYLIYFVYEHVISLGIIYRSDYIKF from the coding sequence GTGACAGTTCTTTGGATTACATTATTATTGGTTTTTGTGCTTGCTTTTTTTTCGAGGTATTCGGCGAAAATGAATGGTACTTTTACCTACTCAACTTTTGTCTCTCCAAATAAATTTTTAGTTTTTTTGACTTTCTCAGTCTTAGCTTTAGTTTCAGGACTAAGAAATACAATTGGTGATACCTATTTTTATATGCATGCTTATCAAGAAACTGATTTTACATGGGATTACATATTAGAGAATAAGGACCCAGCTTTTGGAGTTCTTCAGATGATGTTAAAAAGTTTAACTTCCGATCCTCAAGTCTTAATTTTCATTACTGCATTAGCGACCAATTTACTAATCGTAGTAACACTTTATAAATACACCGGATTGTTCGAACTGAGTTTATATGTATATATTACTTCTGGTATGTTTACTGTTTCTATGAATGGTATACGTCAATTTTTAGCAGCATCGATAATTTTCTGGGGGACAAAATTTTTGCTAGCAGGCGAAGTTAAAAAGTATTTTTTACTTGTGATCTTCGCAAGTACCTTTCATCAAAGCGCACTTATTTTATTGCCAATTTATTTCATAGTCAGAAGAGAAGCTTGGACTAAGGTTACAGTAATTTTGCTAACAGCTACTGTCTTAATTGTTATGGGATTTAATGAATTTTCTCAATTAATATTCTCGGCAATAGAAGATTCACAATATGGGGACTATGAAAGCTTTTCTGAAGGAGGTGCCAATAAATTAAGGGTACTTGTTGAAGCAGTTCCTTTAGTAATAGCTTTTTTGGGTCGTGAAAAGCTTCGAAAACTTTGGCCAAAGAGTGATATTATTGTAAATTTAGCCATGATAAGTGTCATTTTCATGATTATTGCAACACAAAATTGGATATTTGCAAGATTTAACATTTATTTTAGTTTATACAATTTAATTCTGATTTCCTGGTTAATACATTTATTTAAAGAAAGTAATAAGAAGTTCATATATTATTCGTTACTAGTTTGTTACCTAATATATTTTGTGTATGAACATGTAATTTCATTAGGGATTATTTACAGAAGTGATTATATTAAATTTTAA